The following coding sequences lie in one Silurus meridionalis isolate SWU-2019-XX chromosome 19, ASM1480568v1, whole genome shotgun sequence genomic window:
- the nckap1l gene encoding nck-associated protein 1-like: MAYQLKLAEKLVVLNERGKGVLIRMNYIKKTCADPKRRPAFLSDKAMEPAIKFINRKFPNIDFRGGTQQLSSIQKQKSAVLEALSSFYDSFIDVMEFRDHVYEVLNTIDACQCFFNIAVNFDFTKNYLDLIITYTSLILMLSRIDDRKVLIGMYNSAYELSNGSSDPSFPRLGQMIIEYENPLKKLTEEFGPHTKSVTEALVSLQFVYPRRNLQVEQWRSAQLLSIIHTPATIINPQISETMACEYLSVEVMERWIILGFLLCHSSLAANAVSLDLWKMALRSGFYITLIRDEVINIHKVSEEHFDSIKGYSKRVADIKESKENATVNCGAIHREKRHYLRNALKELTKVLEDQPALLGPKVLFVFMALAFSRDEICWLVRHHENVPKTKSPEDYTDTHVAELLFYMERLRALLQRYNSVVQRYHLQYLSRFDALALKDTIQNIVVCPEEESVLMTSFVSDLSALTLKQLECGDELDFKALRLDWLRLQAYTSVSKAPLALKDYSDLAKIMNMTQFHTRMMDDLDELLTETADLSILGFHPRVCERLFSQSSEDASMHKFLMAFPMTCSHFSDSTHTLCPEEADLMEKHTLRLCVTFLEQIAIQTCSVFLELSAEHSNLHEQLLPKHSAETISTARNKKLKKPPPKKGEMVKSKPGAESQRKNRSVVTTMDKLHVALTELGSSYNVCSEFSVFNHLIVPTEFLISQLEMRLSKIIVRLVNFNANTREICRPSELLALIESYMTSLHTLGSFINIDVSRVMRSVLLQHTHPLDAQGTHTITTLYTNWYLESLLRQASGGIIAHCPTMHCFINISVENEQGFKPEEFSDICEMRALAELIGPYGMKFLGENLMWHITSQISELKKLVFENMDVLVQIRANFEKPDITNNLQKRLTGCENVLKRLTIIGVILSFRTMAQEALEEVMQKHCSFLMGPIECVRDLINPDTDIKVVLSVYELACSAGIQCDIDPALVAAFANMRSDNASVEEEYKLACLLLVFAAVSLPILAIDPNSFYKREYGGHQNNIHCLATAINHLTAAMFTVQNKNIEQHLREFLLIASSALLQLGQNIDKVEIRHRDSVYLLLDMIVEQSPFLSQDILENCFPYVLLRNAYREVHKTVILHTMG; encoded by the exons ATGGCTTACCAACTAAAACTAGCAGAGAAACTGGTGGTTTTGAACGAACGAGGAAAAGGAGTGTTAATCCGCATGAACTACATCAAAAAG ACATGCGCTGATCCGAAGCGACGACCTGCATTTCTCTCTGATAAAGCAATGGAACCTGCAATCAAATTCATCAACAGGAAATTTCCTAACATTGACTTCAGAGGAGGAACT CAGCAACTCAGCAGCATTCAGAAACAGAAGTCAGCTGTCCTGGAGGCTCTTAGCAGCTTTTATGACTCGTTTATTGATGTAATGGAGTTCAGG gaTCATGTCTATGAGGTTCTGAACACCATCGACGCCTGCCAGTGTTTCTTTAACATC GCCGTTAACTTTGACTTCACTAAGAATTACCTGGACCTGATCATCACCTACACGTCCCTCATCCTCATGTTGTCTCGCATCGATGATAGAAAAGTTCTGATCGGCATGTACAACAGCGCTTACGAGCTCTCTAACGGCAGCAg TGATCCATCATTCCCTCGACTTGGACAAATGATTATTGAGTATGAAAATCCTTTGAAAAAACTCACTGAGGAGTTTGGACCACATACCaag tcagtgACAGAGGCTCTGGTGTCGCTGCAGTTTGTGTATCCTAGGAGAAACTTGCAGGTGGAGCAGTGGCGCAGCGCACAGCTTCTGAGCATCATCCACACTCCAGCAACCATCATCAATCCCCAGATCAGTGAAACG atggcaTGTGAGTATTTGTCTGTGGAGGTGATGGAGCGCTGGATCATTT tgGGATTTCTGTTGTGCCACAGCAGTCTGGCTGCGAATGCTGTGTCTCTGGATTTGTGGAAAATGGCTTTACGCAGCGGTTTTTACATCACACTCATCCGAGACGAAGTCATCAACATCCATAAAGTGTCTGAGGAACACTTCGACTCCATTAAAGG tTACAGTAAACGAGTTGCTGATATTAAAGAGTCTAAAGAAAACGCAACGGTGAACTG TGGAGCAATTCATCGGGAGAAAAGACATTACCTGAGAAATGCTCTGAAGGAGCTGACCAAGGTGCTGGAGGATCAGCCTGCTCTTCTTGGACCGAAG gtgttgtttgtgtttatggCCTTGGCCTTTTCACGTGATGAAATCTGCTGGTTGGTGCGTCATCACGAAAACGTCCCCAAAACAAAATCTCCTGAGGATTACACTGACAC GCATGTAGCGGAGCTGCTGTTCTACATGGAGAGGCTTCGTGCTCTACTTCAGCGCTATAACTCGGTGGTTCAGCGTTATCACCTGCAGTATCTCTCTCGCTTCGATGCTCTCGCGCTCAAGGACACTATACAG AACATTGTTGTGTGTCCTGAAGAGGAGTCGGTGCTCATGACGTCGTTCGTGTCTGATCTGAGCGCACTCACACTCAAACAGT TGGAGTGTGGAGATGAACTGGACTTTAAAGCTCTGAGACTTGACTGGTTACGATTACAG GCATACACAAGTGTGTCTAAAGCCCCTTTAGCCCTGAAGGATTACAGTGATCTCGCTAAAATCATGAACATGACGCAGTTTCACACTCGAATGATGGATGACCTGGATGAACTTCTCACTGAGACAGCTGATTTATCCATACTTgg gtttcACCCGCGAGTATGTGAGCGTTTGTTCTCTCAGAGCAGTGAGGATGCGTCAATGCACAAATTCTTGATGGCTTTCCCAATGACCTGCTCCCACTTCAGCGACAGCACGCACACACTGTGTCCTGAAGAG gcagACCTGATGGAGAAACACACTCTCAGGCTGTGTGTAACGTTCCTGGAGCAGATCGCTATTCAGACGTGTTCAGTCTTTCTAGAACTTTCTGCTGAACACAGTAACCTACATGAACAG TTGTTGCCGAAACACTCTGCTGAGACGATTAGTACTGCACGCAACAAGAAACTGAAAAAACCTCCACCGAAGAAAGGAGAGATGGTGAAGAGCAAACCAGGAGCTGAGAGTCAGAGAAAGAACAGATCTGTGGTTACCAC GATGGATAAGCTGCATGTGGCTCTGACGGAACTCGGCTCTTCCTATAATGTGTGTTCAGAGTTCAGTGTGTTTAATCACCTCATCGTTCCTACAGAGTTCCTCATCTCACAGCTGGAAATGCGCCTCAGCAA GATTATCGTGCGTTTGGTAAACTTTAACGCAAACACACGTGAGATCTGTCGTCCATCTGAACTGCTGGCCCTGATTGAGTCCTACATGACCAGCTTACACACACTGGGCTCCTTCATCAACATCGACGTCAGCCGCGTCATGAGGAGTGTCctgctgcaacacacacacccgcTCGATGCACAAggcacacacaccatcaccacactctacacaaactg GTATTTGGAGAGTTTGTTGCGGCAGGCGAGTGGCGGCATCATCGCCCACtgtcccacaatgcactgcttCATCAATATCAGTGTGGAAAACGAACAGGGCTTCAAACCCGAGGAGTTCTCCGATATCTGTG agatgCGTGCTCTGGCAGAGCTGATTGGTCCATATGGAATGAAGTTTCTTGGAGAGAATCTGATGTGGCACATCACGTCTCAGATCTCAGAGCTAAAG AAGCTGGTATTTGAGAACATGGACGTTTTGGTGCAGATCCGAGCAAATTTTGAGAAACCTGACATCACGAACAACCTTCAGAAGAGACTCACag GCTGTGAGAATGTGCTGAAGCGTTTGACCATCATCGGGGTGATTCTGTCATTTCGCACAATGGCTCAGGAAGCTCTGGAGGAG GTGATGCAGAAACACTGTTCATTCCTGATGGGACCCATcgagtgtgtgagagatctTATCAACCCTGACACTGACATCAAG gtggtGCTGAGTGTATATGAGTTGGCATGTTCAGCTGGCATTCAGTGTGATATTGATCCAGCTCTTGTTGCTGCCTTTGCTAACATGCGCTCAG acaaTGCATCAGTGGAGGAGGAATATAAACTTGCATGTCTCCTGCTGGTGTTCGCTGCAGTTTCACTGCCCATTCTCGCCATCGATCCAAACTCATTCTACAAACGAGAATATGGag GTCACCAAAACAACATCCACTGTCTCGCTACCGCCATCAACCACCTGACCGCTGCCATGTTCACCGTCCAGAACAAGAACATAGAACAGCACCTTCGCGAATTTCtgctg ATTGCATCATCAGCATTACTGCAGCTTGGACAGAACATTGATAAAGTGGAGATCAGACACAGAGACTCGGTCTATCTGCTGTTGGACATg atcgtGGAACAGTCTCCATTCCTCAGtcaggacattttggagaacTGTTTCCCTTACGTGCTGCTGCGTAACGCCTACAGAGAAGTACACAAAACTGTAATACTTCACACTATGGGATAA